From the Acidovorax carolinensis genome, one window contains:
- the lysM gene encoding peptidoglycan-binding protein LysM encodes MGLFSFIKEAGEKLFGGKDAEAAQNSPAAMDELNAKAAKAIETYIASQNLGASNVQVAFDGAQGKVTVKGTAPTQSAKEKITLCCGNVANVTSVDNQMDVTNPEPEAQYHDVVRGDTLSAIAKKYYGDANKYPQIFEANKPMLTHPDKIYPGQKLRIPAL; translated from the coding sequence ATGGGTTTATTCAGTTTCATCAAGGAAGCCGGCGAGAAACTTTTTGGCGGCAAGGACGCGGAGGCGGCGCAGAACAGCCCTGCCGCCATGGACGAACTCAACGCCAAGGCCGCCAAGGCCATCGAGACCTACATCGCATCGCAGAACCTGGGCGCCAGCAACGTGCAGGTGGCGTTTGACGGCGCGCAGGGCAAGGTCACCGTGAAAGGCACGGCACCCACGCAGTCCGCCAAGGAAAAGATCACCCTGTGCTGCGGCAACGTGGCCAACGTGACCAGTGTGGACAACCAGATGGATGTGACCAACCCCGAGCCCGAAGCGCAGTACCACGACGTGGTGCGCGGCGATACACTCTCGGCCATCGCCAAGAAGTACTACGGCGATGCCAACAAGTACCCCCAGATCTTCGAGGCCAACAAGCCCATGCTGACCCACCCCGACAAGATCTACCCGGGGCAAAAGCTGCGCATTCCGGCGCTGTAA
- the fabA gene encoding 3-hydroxyacyl-[acyl-carrier-protein] dehydratase FabA, with translation MADSFSYEQLIASGEGRLFGADSGRLPLPPMLMFDRITHIDSDGGAHGLGKIRAELDVRPDLWFFACHFQGDPVMPGCLGLDAMWQLIGFYLTWLQLPGRGRALGAGEVKFTGEVGPDVKLVTYEIDIKRVIKRKLVMAIGDARLLADGKEIYVANDLRVGLFKREEAAKDGAPQGEAA, from the coding sequence ATGGCAGATTCCTTTTCCTACGAACAACTGATTGCCTCGGGCGAGGGCCGGCTGTTCGGCGCTGACAGCGGGCGTCTGCCGCTGCCGCCCATGCTGATGTTTGACCGCATCACGCATATCGACAGCGATGGCGGCGCCCATGGGCTGGGGAAAATCCGGGCCGAGCTCGATGTGCGTCCTGACCTGTGGTTTTTTGCCTGCCACTTCCAGGGCGACCCGGTCATGCCTGGCTGCCTGGGGCTCGATGCGATGTGGCAGCTCATCGGTTTTTACCTGACCTGGCTGCAACTGCCCGGTCGTGGTCGCGCCCTGGGTGCGGGCGAGGTCAAGTTCACCGGCGAAGTGGGGCCTGACGTCAAGCTGGTGACCTACGAAATCGACATCAAGCGCGTCATCAAGCGCAAGCTCGTCATGGCCATTGGCGATGCCCGTCTGCTGGCCGACGGCAAGGAAATCTACGTGGCCAACGACCTGCGCGTGGGCCTGTTCAAGAGGGAAGAAGCGGCAAAAGACGGAGCGCCGCAAGGAGAGGCAGCATGA
- a CDS encoding choice-of-anchor I domain-containing protein, with translation MGLERMGGVLVFDITDPKTPKRVDYINTRENWSTVFNDKAPPALDKVGDLGPEGLTFIPAKQSPNGKPLLVVGNEVSGSTAVFQLNLGY, from the coding sequence GTGGGCCTGGAGCGCATGGGCGGCGTGCTGGTGTTCGACATCACCGACCCCAAGACCCCCAAGCGCGTGGACTACATCAACACGCGCGAGAACTGGAGCACCGTTTTCAATGACAAAGCGCCCCCGGCGCTCGACAAGGTGGGGGACCTGGGACCTGAAGGTCTGACCTTCATCCCCGCCAAGCAGTCACCCAACGGCAAGCCCTTGCTGGTGGTGGGCAATGAGGTGAGCGGCAGCACCGCGGTCTTCCAGCTCAACCTGGGGTATTGA
- a CDS encoding GNAT family N-acetyltransferase, whose amino-acid sequence MIATKDWLKASWDAGKDMLTPFAGHSAGDAPAPTPLMVPIRALGPSYRERITQHLLQLEPADRYLRFGYAATDEQIRRYTEQLDFDRDEIFGIYNRRLELIAMAHLAFAEHPEHQQCAEFGVSVLKKARGRGFGARLFDRAIMHARNEGVNMVFIHALTENTAMLKIARKAGATVQRDGSESEAYLQIPPASFDTRMAEIVEQQFAEMDYRLKRQAKQFWDFLAGVQEVRQGVRHARHQSAE is encoded by the coding sequence ATGATCGCAACCAAAGACTGGCTCAAAGCTTCGTGGGACGCAGGCAAGGACATGCTGACGCCCTTCGCCGGTCATTCGGCGGGCGATGCCCCCGCACCCACGCCACTGATGGTGCCCATCCGTGCATTGGGCCCCTCTTACCGTGAGCGCATCACGCAGCACCTGCTGCAGCTGGAGCCGGCTGACCGGTATCTGCGTTTTGGCTATGCCGCCACGGATGAGCAAATCCGGCGCTACACCGAGCAGCTCGACTTTGATCGCGACGAGATCTTCGGCATCTACAACCGCCGCCTGGAGCTGATTGCCATGGCCCACCTGGCGTTTGCCGAACATCCCGAACACCAGCAATGTGCCGAGTTTGGCGTGTCGGTGCTCAAAAAGGCGCGGGGACGTGGCTTCGGTGCGCGCCTGTTTGACCGGGCCATCATGCATGCCCGCAACGAGGGGGTGAACATGGTGTTCATCCATGCGCTGACGGAAAACACGGCCATGCTCAAGATCGCGCGCAAGGCTGGGGCCACGGTGCAGCGCGACGGCTCGGAATCTGAAGCCTATCTGCAGATTCCGCCGGCCAGCTTCGATACCCGCATGGCCGAGATCGTCGAGCAGCAATTTGCCGAAATGGACTACCGGCTCAAGCGCCAGGCCAAGCAGTTCTGGGACTTTCTGGCCGGCGTGCAGGAAGTGCGCCAGGGCGTGCGGCACGCCCGCCACCAGTCGGCCGAATAG
- the glyQ gene encoding glycine--tRNA ligase subunit alpha — protein sequence MLTFQQIILKLQSYWDAQGCALLQPYDMEVGAGTSHTATFLRAIGPEPWKAAYVQPSRRPKDGRYGENPNRLQHYYQFQVVLKPAPANILELYLGSLEALGFDLKKNDIRFVEDDWENPTLGAWGLGWEVWLNGMEVTQFTYFQQVGGIDCKPATGEITYGLERLAMYLQGVDNVYNLTWTEGADGSKLTYGDVYKQNEVEQSTYNFEHSDADFLFTAFNAHEKQARHLMEQQLALPAYEQVLKAAHSFNLLDARGAISVTERAAYIGRIRNLARAVAQSYYESRERLGFPMAPREWVAQMAKKTA from the coding sequence ATGCTGACCTTCCAACAAATCATCTTGAAGCTGCAGTCCTACTGGGATGCCCAGGGCTGCGCGCTTTTGCAACCCTATGACATGGAAGTGGGCGCCGGCACATCGCACACCGCTACGTTTTTGAGAGCTATTGGCCCTGAGCCCTGGAAGGCCGCCTACGTGCAGCCCAGCCGTCGCCCCAAGGACGGCCGCTATGGCGAGAACCCCAACCGCCTGCAGCACTACTACCAGTTCCAGGTGGTGCTCAAGCCCGCGCCGGCCAACATCCTGGAGCTGTACCTCGGCTCGCTTGAAGCACTGGGGTTTGACCTCAAGAAAAACGACATCCGCTTTGTCGAAGACGACTGGGAAAACCCCACGCTCGGCGCCTGGGGCCTGGGCTGGGAAGTCTGGCTCAATGGCATGGAAGTCACGCAGTTCACCTACTTCCAGCAGGTCGGTGGCATCGACTGCAAGCCCGCCACGGGCGAAATCACCTACGGCCTGGAGCGCCTGGCCATGTACCTGCAGGGCGTGGACAACGTCTACAACCTGACCTGGACCGAAGGCGCAGATGGCTCGAAGCTGACCTACGGCGATGTGTACAAGCAAAACGAGGTGGAGCAGTCCACCTACAACTTCGAGCACAGCGACGCCGACTTTCTGTTCACCGCCTTCAATGCGCACGAAAAGCAGGCCAGGCACCTCATGGAGCAGCAGCTCGCCCTGCCGGCCTACGAGCAGGTGCTCAAGGCTGCGCACAGTTTCAACCTGCTCGATGCGCGCGGCGCGATCAGCGTGACCGAGCGCGCCGCCTACATCGGCCGCATCCGCAACCTGGCCCGCGCCGTGGCGCAAAGCTACTACGAAAGCCGCGAGCGCCTGGGCTTCCCCATGGCGCCGCGCGAATGGGTGGCACAAATGGCCAAGAAGACCGCCTGA
- the fabB gene encoding beta-ketoacyl-ACP synthase I, with protein MKRVVITGMGIVSCIGNDMATVEASLRESRSGIRAMPQFAELGMRSRVAGVPQIDLEALIDRKQLRFMGDAAAYAHISLANAIAESGLTPAQVSHPRTGLIMGSGGGSPANQIEAADILRSKGIRRVGPYQVTRCMSSTVSACLSTNFGIKGINYSITSACSTSAHCIGAAAQQIAWGMQDVMFAGGGEEVTWGMGLLFDAMGAMSSAYNDTPEKASRAYDANRDGFVLSGGGGAVVLESLDHALARGATILGEVVGFGATSDGADMVAPSGDGAIACMRQAISTVSEPIDYINTHGTSTPVGDVPELRAIREVFGDAIPPFSSTKSLTGHSLGATGVQEAIYCLLMLRQGFIAASANIETLEPAAEGMPLVRKTVDAPIRTALSNSFGFGGTNASLVLRRWDGA; from the coding sequence ATGAAACGCGTGGTGATCACGGGCATGGGTATCGTCTCGTGCATTGGCAACGACATGGCCACGGTAGAGGCCTCGCTGCGCGAAAGCCGCTCGGGCATCCGCGCCATGCCGCAGTTTGCCGAGCTGGGCATGCGCAGCCGCGTGGCCGGCGTTCCCCAGATCGATCTGGAAGCGCTGATCGACCGCAAGCAGTTGCGCTTCATGGGCGACGCAGCGGCCTATGCGCACATCTCGCTGGCCAACGCCATTGCCGAATCGGGCCTCACGCCCGCGCAGGTGTCGCACCCGCGCACCGGCCTCATCATGGGCTCGGGCGGCGGCTCGCCCGCCAACCAGATCGAAGCGGCCGATATTTTGCGCAGCAAGGGCATCCGTCGCGTGGGGCCTTACCAGGTCACGCGCTGCATGAGCTCCACCGTGTCGGCATGTCTTTCGACCAACTTCGGTATCAAGGGAATCAATTACTCCATCACCTCGGCCTGCAGCACCTCGGCGCACTGCATCGGCGCGGCCGCGCAGCAGATCGCGTGGGGCATGCAAGACGTGATGTTTGCCGGCGGCGGCGAAGAAGTCACCTGGGGCATGGGTCTGCTGTTCGACGCCATGGGCGCCATGTCCAGCGCCTATAACGACACGCCCGAGAAAGCCTCGCGCGCCTACGACGCGAATCGCGACGGCTTTGTGCTGTCGGGCGGTGGCGGTGCCGTGGTGCTGGAAAGCCTCGACCACGCCCTGGCACGCGGCGCCACCATCCTGGGCGAAGTCGTCGGCTTTGGCGCCACGTCCGATGGTGCCGACATGGTGGCCCCTTCGGGCGACGGCGCCATTGCCTGCATGCGCCAGGCCATCTCCACCGTGAGCGAACCCATCGACTACATCAACACCCACGGCACCTCGACGCCCGTGGGCGATGTGCCCGAACTGCGGGCCATTCGCGAGGTGTTTGGCGACGCCATTCCGCCGTTCTCGTCCACCAAGTCGCTCACCGGTCACTCGCTGGGCGCCACGGGCGTGCAAGAGGCCATCTACTGCCTGCTCATGCTGCGCCAGGGCTTCATAGCCGCTTCGGCCAACATCGAAACGCTGGAACCCGCCGCAGAAGGCATGCCCCTGGTGCGCAAGACGGTGGACGCGCCCATCCGCACCGCGCTGTCCAACAGCTTCGGCTTTGGCGGCACCAACGCCAGCCTGGTGCTGCGCCGCTGGGACGGCGCGTAA
- the glyS gene encoding glycine--tRNA ligase subunit beta, with amino-acid sequence MTTQNLLVELFVEELPPKALQKLGDAFATVLADQLRAQGLTSADTAVTAYASPRRLAAHVSHVALKAEDKAVQQKLMPVSVGLNAEGQATPALLKKLQALGADLSDPVAAVAALQRAPDGKAEALFYDSLVTGATLDTGLQKALDEAIAKLPIPKVMSYQLETDCELPGWSSVHFVRPAHGLVALHGTTVVPVKALGLSAGCTTQGHRFEALVSPVVVPHADQYAEVLQSDGAVIASFAARRAEIARQLAAAAAKVGNGARPIDDDALLDEVTALVERPNVLICEFESQFLDVPQECLILTMKANQKYFPLLDAAGKLTNKFLVVSNISPEDTSFVTGGNERVVRPRLADAKFFFDQDRKKTLASRVEGLSKVVYHNKLGTQGERVERVRAIAKAIATQLGDAALVADADQAALLAKTDLVTDMVGEFPELQGTMGRYYALNDGLGEVIADAIEDHYKPRFAGDTLPRNTAGVVVALADKLETLVGMFGIGNLPTGDRDPFALRRHALGVIRMLVEKDLPLDLHALLTGAVPAFGDKITDASAALADFIYDRLAGGLREQGYSAQEVDAVLALRPQRLAQVPQFLAAVRAFAALPESAALAAANKRVSNILKKAGEVDAHVNPNLLPEQAEQDLYAALQRFVPEANAQFDAGDYTASLQTLAVLRAPVDAFFDDVMVNAEQLDLRLNRQGLLKSLHDAMNRVADLSRLAA; translated from the coding sequence ATGACAACGCAAAATCTTCTGGTCGAACTGTTTGTGGAAGAGCTGCCCCCCAAGGCGCTCCAAAAGCTGGGCGATGCCTTTGCCACGGTGCTGGCTGACCAGCTCAGGGCGCAAGGCCTGACCTCTGCCGACACTGCTGTCACCGCCTACGCCTCGCCGCGCCGGCTGGCGGCCCATGTGAGCCATGTGGCGCTCAAGGCCGAGGACAAGGCGGTGCAGCAAAAGCTCATGCCTGTGAGCGTGGGCTTGAATGCCGAGGGCCAGGCCACACCCGCCTTGCTGAAAAAACTGCAGGCGCTGGGCGCCGACCTGTCTGACCCCGTCGCCGCCGTGGCCGCACTCCAACGCGCGCCCGATGGCAAAGCCGAGGCGCTGTTCTACGACAGCCTGGTCACCGGCGCCACGCTGGACACCGGCCTGCAAAAAGCCCTGGACGAGGCCATTGCCAAGCTGCCCATCCCCAAGGTGATGAGCTACCAGCTCGAAACCGATTGCGAGCTGCCCGGCTGGAGCAGCGTTCACTTTGTGCGCCCCGCGCACGGCCTGGTCGCGCTGCACGGCACGACCGTGGTGCCCGTCAAGGCGCTGGGCTTGAGCGCCGGTTGCACCACGCAAGGCCACCGTTTTGAGGCCCTGGTGAGCCCGGTGGTGGTGCCGCACGCTGACCAGTACGCCGAAGTGCTGCAAAGTGACGGCGCCGTGATTGCCAGCTTTGCCGCGCGCCGCGCCGAAATCGCCCGCCAGCTGGCCGCCGCAGCCGCCAAGGTTGGCAACGGCGCGCGCCCGATCGACGACGACGCGCTGCTCGACGAAGTGACCGCGCTGGTCGAGCGGCCCAACGTGCTCATCTGCGAGTTTGAGTCGCAATTTCTCGACGTGCCGCAGGAATGCCTCATCCTCACGATGAAGGCCAACCAGAAATACTTCCCGCTGCTCGACGCGGCCGGCAAGCTGACCAACAAGTTCCTGGTGGTGAGCAACATTAGCCCCGAGGACACGAGCTTTGTGACCGGCGGCAACGAGCGCGTGGTGCGCCCGCGCCTGGCCGATGCCAAGTTCTTCTTCGACCAGGACCGCAAGAAAACGCTGGCTTCGCGCGTGGAAGGCCTCTCCAAGGTGGTCTACCACAACAAGCTGGGCACGCAGGGCGAGCGCGTGGAGCGCGTGCGCGCGATTGCCAAGGCCATCGCAACGCAGCTGGGCGATGCCGCCCTGGTGGCCGACGCTGACCAGGCCGCGCTGCTGGCCAAGACCGACCTCGTGACCGACATGGTCGGCGAGTTCCCCGAGCTGCAGGGCACCATGGGCCGCTACTACGCGCTCAACGACGGCCTGGGCGAAGTGATTGCCGACGCCATTGAAGACCACTACAAGCCCCGCTTTGCCGGCGACACGCTGCCCCGCAACACCGCCGGCGTGGTGGTGGCACTGGCCGACAAACTGGAAACCCTCGTGGGGATGTTTGGTATTGGCAACCTGCCCACGGGCGACCGCGATCCGTTTGCGCTGCGCCGCCATGCGCTGGGTGTGATCCGGATGCTGGTCGAAAAAGACCTGCCGCTGGATCTGCACGCGCTGCTGACCGGTGCCGTGCCCGCGTTTGGCGACAAGATCACCGACGCCTCGGCTGCGCTGGCCGACTTCATCTACGACCGCCTGGCTGGCGGCCTGCGCGAGCAGGGCTACAGCGCGCAAGAGGTCGATGCCGTGCTGGCCCTGCGCCCGCAGCGGCTGGCGCAGGTGCCCCAGTTCCTCGCGGCGGTGCGCGCCTTTGCAGCGCTGCCCGAAAGCGCGGCCCTGGCCGCCGCCAACAAGCGCGTGAGCAACATCCTCAAGAAGGCGGGCGAGGTGGATGCCCACGTCAACCCCAACCTGCTGCCCGAGCAGGCCGAGCAAGACCTGTACGCCGCCCTGCAGCGCTTTGTGCCCGAGGCCAATGCGCAGTTCGACGCGGGCGACTACACCGCATCGCTGCAAACCCTGGCCGTGCTGCGCGCGCCGGTGGATGCGTTCTTTGACGACGTGATGGTCAACGCCGAGCAACTGGACCTGCGCCTGAACCGCCAGGGCCTGCTCAAAAGCCTGCACGATGCGATGAACCGCGTGGCCGATCTCTCGCGCCTGGCGGCCTGA
- a CDS encoding M48 family metallopeptidase → MQRLVQLALDLFDPPGPERAAGASPTVAGSPAEKIKPKLPEALVDKAQEAPETGANVALPAAPPVPALASLLSPAEFRHPRANREVLLGDAVVAYALHRVRRRSIGFTVGADGLAVRAPTWVTLAAVDAALREKSGWILRKLDEARARQQRSEGGRIAWAHGAQLPYLGEPLTVVLDPTHGFTGKGGALHPASDGAADMNLRIGLPHSANPAQIRDAVQAWLMRDARRHFTARLDHFAPLLNVRWTSLRLSSAQTRWGSAKADGSIRLNWRLLHYRPAIIDYVVAHELAHLRVMDHSPRFWGTVATVVPDYPVLRNALREQPAPLWE, encoded by the coding sequence ATGCAGCGGCTGGTGCAACTGGCCCTCGACCTGTTCGACCCGCCCGGGCCGGAGCGCGCCGCCGGTGCCTCGCCCACGGTGGCAGGATCGCCGGCGGAGAAAATTAAGCCAAAACTGCCTGAAGCCCTTGTTGATAAAGCGCAGGAAGCTCCTGAAACAGGAGCGAACGTGGCGCTTCCCGCAGCTCCACCGGTGCCTGCCTTGGCGTCGCTGCTGTCCCCCGCCGAATTCCGCCATCCCCGGGCCAACCGCGAGGTGCTGCTGGGCGATGCCGTGGTGGCCTATGCGCTGCACCGCGTGCGCCGGCGCAGCATCGGCTTCACGGTGGGCGCCGATGGCCTGGCCGTGCGGGCCCCCACCTGGGTCACGCTTGCGGCCGTGGATGCGGCGCTGCGCGAAAAATCGGGCTGGATCCTGCGCAAACTCGATGAAGCACGCGCGCGCCAGCAGCGCAGCGAGGGCGGCCGCATCGCCTGGGCCCATGGTGCGCAGCTGCCCTATCTGGGCGAGCCACTCACCGTGGTGCTGGACCCCACCCACGGTTTCACCGGCAAGGGCGGCGCCCTGCACCCCGCCAGTGACGGGGCCGCGGATATGAACCTGCGCATCGGCCTGCCCCACAGCGCCAACCCGGCGCAAATCCGCGATGCCGTGCAGGCCTGGCTGATGCGCGATGCGCGCCGCCACTTCACCGCCCGGCTCGACCATTTCGCGCCACTGCTCAATGTGCGCTGGACCAGCCTGCGCCTGTCCAGCGCCCAGACCCGCTGGGGCAGCGCCAAGGCCGATGGCTCCATCCGCCTGAACTGGCGCCTGCTGCACTACCGCCCGGCCATCATTGACTATGTGGTGGCGCACGAGCTGGCGCACCTGCGCGTGATGGACCACAGCCCGCGTTTCTGGGGCACGGTGGCCACCGTGGTGCCCGACTACCCGGTGCTGCGCAACGCCCTGCGCGAACAACCGGCACCCCTTTGGGAATAA
- a CDS encoding Lrp/AsnC family transcriptional regulator yields the protein MNDANALDKLDKAILRRLQDNGRETYDVIGEQVGLSPSAVLRRVKRLEDSGVIARYVALVKPEAVGLGLTAYLNVRLEKHTESHKRNPMDLFRASVQTWPEVVECAALTGEMDYLLRVVVADMAHYSRFIMDTLLKHPSVQDCKTSFVLDRVKATTAVPV from the coding sequence ATGAACGATGCCAATGCCCTCGACAAGCTGGACAAGGCCATCCTGCGCCGCCTGCAGGACAACGGGCGCGAAACCTACGACGTGATTGGCGAGCAGGTTGGTTTGTCCCCCAGCGCGGTGCTGCGGCGGGTGAAACGCCTGGAAGACAGCGGAGTGATCGCGCGCTACGTGGCCCTGGTGAAGCCCGAGGCCGTGGGGCTGGGGCTGACGGCCTACCTCAATGTGCGGCTCGAAAAACACACCGAGAGCCACAAGCGCAACCCCATGGACCTGTTCCGGGCCAGCGTGCAGACCTGGCCCGAAGTGGTGGAGTGCGCCGCGCTCACCGGCGAGATGGACTATCTGCTGCGGGTGGTGGTGGCCGACATGGCGCACTACAGCCGTTTCATCATGGACACGCTGCTGAAACACCCCAGCGTGCAGGACTGCAAGACGAGTTTTGTGCTGGACCGGGTGAAAGCCACCACCGCCGTGCCGGTGTGA
- a CDS encoding HlyC/CorC family transporter: MSDPHPQRLPEKEDKRTFLQKVAEFIHPGPDSTEELIETLAEAEDNEVIGADSRVMLERVIRMADMTAGDVMVAAPRMDLVNIEAPFDELLRLVINTAHSRFPVYQGERENIIGILMAKDLLKLQRAPELNIRALLRPAAFVPETKGLNDLLREFRGNRNHLAIVIDEFGRVAGLVTIEDVLEQIVGEIEDEFDIPEDEGDIFGLADHTYRVSGDTPIERVAEAFGVAVQGSDPDETFDTIGGLIAHEMGHVPKRGEHLQLCGLHFVVLHTKGGAVRWFKVSRVDENSAAV, encoded by the coding sequence GTGTCTGACCCGCACCCCCAGCGCTTGCCCGAAAAGGAAGACAAGCGCACCTTCCTGCAAAAAGTGGCCGAGTTCATCCACCCTGGACCGGACTCCACTGAAGAGCTCATCGAGACCCTGGCCGAGGCCGAAGACAACGAGGTCATTGGCGCCGACTCCCGCGTGATGCTCGAACGCGTCATCCGCATGGCCGACATGACCGCCGGCGATGTGATGGTGGCCGCCCCGCGCATGGACCTCGTCAACATCGAAGCGCCCTTTGACGAGTTGCTGCGCCTGGTGATCAACACCGCGCACTCGCGCTTTCCGGTGTACCAGGGCGAGCGCGAGAACATCATCGGCATCCTCATGGCCAAGGACCTGCTCAAGCTGCAGCGGGCCCCCGAGCTGAACATCCGCGCTTTGCTGCGCCCGGCCGCCTTCGTGCCGGAAACCAAGGGCCTGAACGATCTGCTGCGCGAGTTTCGTGGCAATCGCAACCACCTGGCCATCGTGATCGACGAGTTTGGCCGCGTGGCCGGGCTGGTCACCATTGAGGATGTGCTCGAGCAGATCGTGGGCGAGATCGAAGACGAGTTTGACATCCCCGAAGACGAAGGCGACATCTTCGGCCTGGCGGACCACACCTACCGCGTAAGTGGCGACACCCCCATTGAGCGTGTGGCCGAGGCCTTTGGCGTGGCCGTGCAGGGCAGCGATCCCGACGAAACCTTCGACACCATCGGGGGCCTGATCGCCCACGAAATGGGCCATGTGCCCAAGCGCGGCGAGCATCTGCAACTGTGCGGGCTGCACTTTGTGGTGCTGCACACCAAGGGCGGCGCCGTGCGCTGGTTCAAGGTGTCGCGCGTCGACGAAAACAGCGCCGCCGTCTGA
- the gmhB gene encoding D-glycero-beta-D-manno-heptose 1,7-bisphosphate 7-phosphatase: MKLVILDRDGTLNLLGDDFITSPEEWSAQPGALEAVARLNHGGWRVVVATNQPGLGRGLFDVVSLNAIHAKMLRQAAAAGGRIDAVFYCPHAPDEACHCREPAPGLLEQICDRYGVEPFDVQVVGSSAEHLQAGAALGAQVHLVCSGRSAHLQPGQILPIDFPATTRVHASLAAFVEQLLPPTPAPLPAPAPEAATQSGTPPLAY; encoded by the coding sequence ATGAAACTCGTCATTCTTGACCGTGACGGCACCCTCAACCTGCTGGGAGATGACTTCATCACCTCCCCCGAGGAGTGGAGCGCCCAGCCGGGCGCGCTGGAGGCCGTGGCCCGGCTCAACCATGGGGGCTGGCGTGTGGTGGTAGCCACCAACCAGCCGGGGCTGGGGCGGGGGTTGTTTGATGTGGTTTCGCTCAACGCCATCCACGCCAAGATGCTGCGGCAGGCCGCGGCGGCTGGGGGGCGCATCGACGCCGTGTTCTATTGCCCGCACGCGCCCGATGAGGCCTGCCATTGCCGCGAGCCCGCGCCTGGCCTGCTCGAACAGATCTGCGACCGCTATGGCGTGGAGCCCTTCGATGTGCAGGTGGTTGGCAGTAGCGCCGAGCATCTGCAGGCGGGGGCGGCGCTGGGTGCGCAGGTGCATCTGGTGTGCTCGGGCCGGTCGGCCCATCTGCAGCCCGGGCAGATTCTGCCCATCGACTTTCCCGCCACCACGCGGGTGCATGCGAGCCTGGCGGCGTTTGTCGAGCAACTGCTGCCCCCGACGCCTGCACCGCTGCCTGCGCCCGCGCCGGAGGCGGCCACCCAGTCGGGCACGCCACCCCTGGCGTACTGA
- a CDS encoding lysophospholipid acyltransferase family protein — protein sequence MALIRSILHMLWMGITVVPYTLLILLVRLFGASSRTRYRIARAWLKLSVDAAGVIMGIRPRVTGMEHLPTQENQGVVLLVKHQSTYETFLMPAIMPRPLAYVFKKELLRVPFFGWSIGSLDMIHIDRSQGVRAFAKVVQQGRALLARGTWVIMFPEGTRIERGQVGQYKSGGTRLAIDSGVPVVPVAVTSARVWPRKAFIKRPGVVDVSIGQPIPSVGRKPDELMQEVEAWIEAEMRRLDPEAYSSNP from the coding sequence ATGGCCTTGATCCGTTCCATCCTCCACATGCTCTGGATGGGCATCACCGTGGTGCCCTACACGCTGCTGATCCTGCTGGTGCGGCTTTTTGGCGCCAGCAGCCGCACGCGCTACCGCATTGCGCGGGCCTGGCTCAAGCTCAGTGTGGATGCGGCCGGCGTCATCATGGGCATCCGCCCCCGCGTCACCGGCATGGAGCATTTGCCCACGCAGGAAAACCAGGGCGTGGTGCTGCTGGTCAAGCACCAGTCCACCTACGAGACCTTCCTCATGCCGGCGATCATGCCGCGCCCGCTGGCCTATGTGTTCAAGAAGGAACTGCTGCGCGTGCCCTTTTTTGGCTGGTCGATTGGCAGCCTGGACATGATCCACATCGACCGCAGCCAGGGCGTGCGGGCCTTCGCCAAGGTGGTGCAGCAGGGCCGGGCGCTGCTGGCGCGCGGCACCTGGGTCATCATGTTTCCCGAGGGCACGCGCATAGAGCGCGGCCAGGTGGGCCAGTACAAAAGCGGCGGCACGCGGCTGGCCATTGATTCCGGGGTGCCCGTGGTGCCGGTGGCCGTCACATCGGCCCGGGTTTGGCCGCGCAAGGCCTTTATCAAGCGCCCCGGTGTGGTGGATGTGTCGATCGGCCAGCCCATCCCCAGCGTGGGCCGCAAGCCCGACGAGCTGATGCAGGAGGTCGAGGCCTGGATCGAAGCCGAAATGCGCCGCCTGGACCCCGAGGCGTATTCCTCTAACCCGTGA
- a CDS encoding rhodanese-like domain-containing protein: MQAPRAAEGYAGDVSAQQAWQWVQDGQAVLIDVRSDAEREWVGQVPGAIAVAWKQWPGMVMNADFDAQLRAAVPEGGRAVLLCRSGVRSVAAARRATELGITAYNILEGFEGDPDSHAQRGKKGGWRRQGLPWRQG, from the coding sequence CTGCAGGCGCCGCGCGCGGCCGAGGGTTATGCGGGCGATGTGTCGGCGCAGCAGGCCTGGCAGTGGGTGCAGGACGGCCAGGCTGTGCTGATCGACGTGCGCAGCGATGCCGAGCGCGAATGGGTGGGGCAGGTTCCCGGCGCGATTGCCGTCGCCTGGAAGCAGTGGCCCGGCATGGTGATGAATGCCGACTTCGATGCCCAGTTGCGTGCCGCCGTGCCCGAAGGCGGCCGCGCCGTGCTGCTGTGTCGCAGCGGCGTGCGCTCTGTCGCCGCCGCGCGCCGCGCCACCGAGCTGGGCATCACCGCCTACAACATCCTCGAAGGCTTCGAGGGCGACCCCGACAGCCATGCCCAGCGCGGCAAGAAGGGCGGCTGGCGCCGGCAGGGGTTGCCCTGGCGGCAAGGGTGA